In Dysidea avara chromosome 3, odDysAvar1.4, whole genome shotgun sequence, a single window of DNA contains:
- the LOC136249411 gene encoding protein Abitram-like isoform X2: MDVPGNDYCIMQHSNKVCLIYLAETHSIVKQNKDVVKVQFSIKCNPEDYKVSGKGKKGAERLNIGSSLCRISTSDDIDYDVVSCVRGYLIEVNENLIANPNLIKTKHNSDGYLVIIQPKFKDLSCMAKTVMELEQYQQLQEGHNTISTTDTKDNDSDTEIQHT; encoded by the exons GGTTTGTCTTATATACTTGGCAGAAACACACTCGATTGTCAAGCAAAATAAAGATGTCGTCAAAGTGCAGTTCAGCATCAAGTGCAACCCAGAGGACTACAAAGTTTCAGGGAAAGGAAAAA AAGGTGCAGAGAGGCTAAACATCGGATCATCATTGTGTAGAATTTCAACTTCAGATGATATTGATTATGATGTCGTAAG TTGTGTTAGAGGCTATCTCATTGAAGTCAATGAAAATCTGATAGCTAATCCAAACCTGATAAAAACTAAG CACAACTCAGATGGATACCTGGTTATAATACAACCAAAATTTAAAGATCTCAGTTGTATGGCCAAGACTGTCATGGAGTTAGAACAGTACCAGCAGTTACAGGAAGGACACAA CACTATCAGCACCACTGATACAAAGGACAATGATAGTGATACTGAAATCCAACATACATGA
- the LOC136249396 gene encoding protein NLRC5-like: MMTDQIKHKDDTPTMKDLNRYVISRYAAEWKDIGLELDIDIDELNIIEKDHPGQSKICFQKTLDKWLKGTTNATWRTLEAALTNVRRQQSGLDPVDGIYDSTTVIRHQSRLGDMKVPPVVDGVGDDLRHRYKTHRQKPQEEQWPPNQPKSIVSVALMHCRGRGTQQELIRIFKESEQEDAHTVLDKLTSSHSRVTKDINEIFKAYPSGQAIIGTDSDEPPKHILIEGAPGIGKTVLAKEIAYLWANGKLLKHYKLLFLVYLRDPRVHKVGSLKDFLQLFTSEEVSSDLLRFVKESRGKNIAFILDGFDEFPASTQRKSFIEILVEKNEELGLIVYKSTVVVTSRPSATLFLHEIVDRRIEILGFAKEERENYISLSLKNLPDEKQELQTYLTHHPMINNLCYIPLHLAILLYLFEKGSKPDTLTEMNEFFVLHTIYRHLKRHKLLPSGAHVVKGFEDLSQKNYEIILKLAKLAFVGLQNNKLVFTWKQVQELCPDIVNGENINGFGLLQTVQHYPTAGPGTGITVSFNFIHFTTQEYLAALHVSTLPSLYQSILMGQTFWDGWFNVMWMMYVGIVGINSSAFVSFVSTFVDTFRSGRNTSSNNKINYKISQTLSQDIQNDKRKCLHLFQCYVEAKSYEMPETISSIFSSGKIKLSGLTLLPHHISSLVFFMSASTKRKWRAFELDNCNFRSIGMNTLMEHAIENKSIISALEYVDLSNNNASPWGVYCVIIKHGCVDSLTLCGDYGMEEYVHNITDSLEANRRLQSLTLYGTGRVGVETIEKILVCNTSLHAVNLSLKKISSEVKRTDMNILLHTKCPCYKTVAIHDRDRVVDINILDEGYYGPIPDAIDMSNKGLSDDAVALITFGLHNNRTVKRLDVSCNKISNDGARAIGNCLKQNSTLKELEISMSCITSTGMKYLIESIKSTSAIRYIDLSKNNSSPWGVYCCIIRHCGINNLTLCGDNGMEEYVKEIADSLELNRTLRWLTLCNIGRIGLESITKVLVTNTTLNIMSFSWTKISSEGTRNKKSTLLRTRCSLNHILHNTVEKTFSNDRDIVINILHESHYGAVPKAITLSNMVISDDIVTFITLGLYNNKMVHQLDLSDNYITSKGAMIIAKAIEVSSALKKLDISNNTISDDGAERIGNCLKNNSMIQEIDLSSNKISAKGLHRFMECMKNTSTLKYIDLSGNDSSPWGVYCVVIRNCDANNLTVCGDYGMESYINEIIDSLEANRTLSSITLCSIGRVGVEVIKNILAKCTTLNTVNLSWKKFCHGKTGNIVLHTEFPLYKLGNAVSRVVNINILDDGNYASTSMPNELYFSHIHDDGAMVIAFGLCYNTTVKTLNLFENSITSKGAKGIAQAIEINSTLQKLDISDNNIACDGLQAISNSLKLNSTLLEITVSKTSSSGVLTVNAQCSHCTLSSEDIGDVEVGIIVSLLYSNSSSNIKDLDLSSNRLSDVGIVALSDFVKNSSLQKLNISYNELSETGIVAMTDSLKQNKNLQEFIMSHNMVTVKGSNKIAELIQVNTTLRNLDISCCSIPEEGAVVISESYKENKMLQRFIVSWKNDRTIINTQNNFANCDLSKRMIGNTGLLIVSNLVYNKEINKLNVSYNNITDDGVEVLYEIVKSHCTLKELIMSHNNISSDGAYIIAKIIQAKTSLQKLDISQCRIPDDGAVVISKSYNNNSRLQLVLSWKNDKITIKTADLLSERGFSGQRIDNTGALILSYLLHNIEIEVLNLSYNVMTNDGIMIISDFLKKNNTVQELIMSNSMISDSQISEVVQINTTLRKVSISNCDISDDGVVVISESVKKNDNLKELDISHNEINIKGANKIAEVFEVNVSLKKLDISNCNIPTVGIESISNSLQKNCTLEELDMSYNKINIKRVTKITEVVRVNKTLKKLNISYCDIPVVGIVDISNCLKENKSLQKLDISHNEIYSEGANKIAEAIQVNTALKILNVSSCSIPDEGIVVIGNCLKRNNTLQHLYMRHNKIGIKGANEMAEVIHINTILQSLDISYCGIPIDGALVVSTSYKKSEMSLHLTISWENNKVQISTDSWSYYGLSGKSIDDADLLIVLNLLHNNKILDLSYNNISNVGVAVVRDHLKKNSKLEMLNLSHNKVDIKGAMWIAEIIQDSTTFKELDFSHCSIPGNGMVIISNSLKKNNVLQELKMSYNKITIDGVMNIAEVIQTNGALHELDICSCGITDDGVVIISSGLKKNYTLKKLNISWNLIRFEGAKKISEAIQVNATLKKLDVSHCCIPDDGIAIICNCLKSNVTLEEFNLSHNKIYSKGANKIAEVVQVNTALKKLDISYCHILDGRTAAISKCLKKNNTLQELNISHNRICMEGANTIAEVIQVNTTLQKLDISYCGIPEDGAVVISKSYNGNMIMVQ; encoded by the exons ATGATGACTGATCAAATTAAACATA AGGATGATACTCCAACAATGAAAGATCTCAACAGATATGTTATTAGTAGATATGCAGCTGAATGGAAAGATATTGGCCTAGAATTGGACATAGACATTGATGAGCTAAATATCATTGAGAAAGATCACCCTGGGCAAAGTAAGATTTGTTTTCAAAAAACTCTGGATAAGTGGTTAAAAGGGACTACTAATGCTACTTGGAGAACACTGGAGGCTGCTCTTACAAATGTGAGAAGACAGCAATCTGGTCTTGATCCAGTTGATGGTATATATG ATTCTACTACTGTCATTAGACACCAGTCAAGACTTGGTGACATGAAAG TGCCACCAGTAGTTGATGGAGTAGGCGATGATCTACGACATCGTTACAAAACACATAGACAGAAACCTCAGGAAGAGCAATGGCCACCAAACCAACCTAAATCAATTGTGAGTGTTGCGCTAATGCATTGTAGAGGAAGAGGAACACAACAAGAATTGATCAGAATATTTAAAGAATCTGAACAAGAAGATGCTCACACTGTGTTAGATAAGTTAACATCATCACATTCCAGGGTCACTAAGGACATCAATGAAATATTTAAGGCATATCCCTCTGGCCAAGCAATAATTGGTACTGACTCTGATGAACCTCCTAAACATATTCTCATAGAAGGAGCACCTGGGATAGGAAAAACTGTACTAGCTAAAGAGATTGCTTATCTTTGGGCTAATGGTAAACTGTTAAAACATTATAAACTACTTTTCTTAGTGTACCTTAGAGATCCAAGGGTACACAAAGTAGGGTCACTCAAGGATTTCCTACAGTTGTTCACTTCTGAAGAAGTGTCTTCAGATTTGTTGAGGTTTGTTAAGGAATCACGAGGCAAAAATATAGCATTTATTTTAGATGGGTTTGATGAATTTCCTGCCTCAACACAGAGAAAGTCATTTATTGAAATCCTTGTTGAGAAAAATGAGGAACTTGGTTTGATAGTTTACAAGTCCACAGTAGTTGTTACTTCACGACCATCAGCCACATTGTTTTTACATGAAATAGTTGACAGAAGGATCGAAATTCTTGGATTTGCTAAAGAAGAACGAGAAAACTACATTTCACTATCACTCAAAAATTTGCCTGATGAAAAACAAGAGCTTCAAACATACCTCACACACCATCCCATGATCAACAACCTTTGTTATATTCCACTTCATTTAGCAATTTTGTTGTACCTTTTTGAGAAAGGCAGCAAACCTGATACTCTAACTGAAATGAATGAGTTCTTCGTTCTTCACACAATATACCGACACTTGAAGAGACATAAACTTCTACCATCTGGTGCACATGTAGTAAAAGGATTTGAAGATTTATCTCAgaaaaattatgaaattattCTGAAATTGGCCAAATTAGCTTTTGTTGGACTACAAAATAACAAATTAGTGTTTACATGGAAACAAGTTCAAGAATTATGTCCTGATATTGTGAATGGTGAAAACATTAATGGATTTGGTTTGTTGCAAACTGTGCAACATTATCCCACAGCAGGTCCTGGGACAGGGATCACTGTTTCTTTTAATTTCATTCACTTCACAACACAAGAATACCTTGCAGCTCTTCATGTGTCTACTCTGCCTAGTTTATATCAGTCAATTTTGATGGGACAAACATTTTGGGATGGTTGGTTTAACGTTATGTGGATGATGTATGTGGGAATAGTTGGTATAAATTCATCTGcttttgtttcttttgtttCAACATTTGTGGACACTTTTCGTAGTGGCAGAAATACATCTAGCAACAATAAAATCAACTATAAAATTAGCCAAACACTTTCTCAGGATATTCAAAATGATAAGAGAAAATGTTTACATTTATTTCAGTGTTATGTGGAggcaaaaagttatgaaatgcCTGAAACAATTTCTTCTATTTTTAGCAGTGGAAAAATCAAGCTCAGTGGTTTAACATTACTTCCACACCATATTTCATCACTGGTATTTTTTATGTCTGCTTCTACTAAACGAAAATGGAGAGCTTTTGAATTAGACAATTGTAACTTTAGAAGTATTGGAATGAATACTTTAATGGAACATGCTATTGAAAACAAAAGTATTATTTCAGCGTTGGAATATGTTGATCTTAGCAACAACAATGCTTCTCCATGGGGTGTATATTGTGTTATCATTAAACATGGTTGTGTTGATAGTTTAACACTTTGTGGGGATTATGGGATGGAAGAATATGTTCACAATATCACAGATAGTTTAGAAGCAAATAGAAGACTTCAGTCGCTAACATTGTATGGTACTGGAAGAGTCGGAGTGGAAACAATAGAAAAGATTTTAGTTTGCAATACATCTTTACATGCAGTGAACCTTTCACTTAAGAAAATCAGCAGTGAAGTAAAAAGGACTGATATGAATATTTTACTCCACACAaaatgcccatgttacaaaACAGTAGCAATACACGACCGTGATAGAGTGGTGGATATAAACATACTAGATGAGGGCTATTATGGACCGATACCTGATGCAATTGACATGTCAAATAAGGGACTCAGTGATGATGCTGTAGCTTTAATAACATTTGGTTTACATAACAACAGAACAGTGAAGAGACTAGATGTCTCATGCAACAAGATATCTAATGATGGTGCACGAGCCATTGGTAACTGTCTTAAACAGAACAGCACATTGAAAGAACTTGAGATTTCAATGAGTTGTATAACTAGTACAGGAATGAAGTACTTAATAGAATCTATTAAGAGCACATCAGCAATCAGATACATTGACCTCAGTAAAAACAACTCATCCCCATGGGGTGTGTATTGCTGTATCATTAGACACTGTGGCATTAATAATTTAACACTATGTGGTGATAATGGAATGGAAGAATATGTTAAAGAGATTGCAGACAGCCTAGAACTAAACAGAACACTTCGTTGGCTAACATTGTGTAATATAGGAAGAATTGGATTAGAGTCAATTACCAAAGTGTTAGTTACCAACACAACTTTGAATATAATGAGTTTTTCATGGACTAAAATTAGCAGTGAAGGAACAAGAAACAAGAAAAGCACTTTGTTGCGTACAAGATGTTCACTTAATCACATACTGCATAACACAGTAGAAAAAACTTTTAGTAATGACAGAGATATAGTTATCAACATATTACATGAAAGCCATTATGGAGCTGTACCCAAAGCAATTACCTTGTCTAATATGGTCATCAGTGATGATATAGTAACCTTTATAACACTTGGCTTATATAATaacaaaatggtgcatcaacTTGACTTATCTGATAATTACATCACCAGCAAAGGAGCAATGATCATTGCTAAGGCTATTGAAGTAAGCTCAGCACTGAAAAAGCTTGATATTTCAAACAATACAATATCAGATGATGGAGCAGAAAGAATTGGTAACTGTTTAAAGAATAATAGTATGATACAAGAAATTGATTTGTCATCAAACAAAATATCTGCTAAAGGATTGCATCGTTTTATGGAATGTATGAAGAACACATCAACACTGAAGTATATTGATCTCAGTGGAAATGATTCGTCTCCATGGGGGGTGTACTGTGTTGTTATTAGAAATTGTGATGCTAATAATTTAACAGTTTGTGGAGATTATGGGATGGAATCATACATTAATGAAATAATAGATAGTTTAGAAGCAAATAGAACACTCAGCTCAATAACATTGTGTAGCATTGGAAGAGTTGGAGTTGAAGTGATCAAAAACATTTTGGCTAAATGCACTACTTTAAATACAGTAAACTTGTCATGGAAGAAGTTCTGCCATGGCAAAACAGGTAATATTGTGCTTCACACTGAATTTCCACTATACAAATTAGGTAATGCTGTCAGCAGAGTGGTGAATATTAACATACTGGATGATGGCAATTATGCAAGTACATCTATGCCAAATGAACTTTATTTTTCCCACATCCACGATGATGGCGCGATGGTAATAGCATTTGGTTTGTGTTATAACACTACAGTAAAAACACTTAACTTATTTGAAAACAGTATTACCAGCAAGGGAGCAAAAGGTATTGCACAAGCTATAGAAATTAATTCAACACTGCAGAAACTGGACATATCTGATAACAACATAGCTTGTGATGGATTACAAGCTATCAGTAATTCTCTTAAATTGAACAGCACTTTACTAGAAATAACTGTATCaaaaacttcaagcagtggagTACTGACTGTAAATGCACAATGCTCACATTGTACCCTGTCATCCGAAGACATAGGTGATGTTGAGGTAGGGATCATAGTATCATTGTTATATAGCAATAGCAGCAGTAACATAAAAGATCTTGACCTTTCTAGCAATAGACTGTCTGATGTTGGAATAGTTGCCTTGAGTGATTTTGTAAAAAATTCTTCACTACAGAAGCTTAACATTTCATACAATGAACTTTCTGAAACTGGAATTGTTGCTATGACTGACTCTCTCAAACAGAATAAAAATTTACAGGAATTTATAATGTCACATAATATGGTCACTGTTAAAGGTTCTAACAAGATCGCTGAATTGATTCAAGTAAATACAACGCTTCGGAATCTTGACATTTCCTGTTGTAGTATTCCTGAAGAAGGGGCAGTGGTCATAAGTGAATCCTATAAGGAAAATAAAATGCTGCAAAGATTTATAGTATCATGGAAGAATGACCGAACAATTATCAATACACAAAATAATTTTGCTAATTGTGACTTATCAAAAAGGATGATTGGGAACACTGGATTACTGATAGTGTCAAATCTTGTATACAACAAGGAGATAAATAAACTAAATGTTTCCTATAACAATATAACTGATGATGGAGTAGAAGTTTTATATGAAATTGTCAAAAGTCATTGTACTCTAAAAGAACTCATTATGTCACATAATAATATCAGTAGTGATGGAGCTTATATCATAGCCAAAATCATTCAAGCAAAGACATCACTACAGAAACTTGATATTTCCCAATGTAGAATTCCTGATGATGGTGCAGTGGTCATTAGCAAATCTTACAATAACAATAGCAGACTACAGCTCGTCCTATCATGGAAAAATGATAAAATTACTATTAAAACAGCAGATCTATTGTCAGAACGTGGGTTTTCAGGACAGAGAATTGACAATACTGGAGCACTGATATTGTCCTATCTTTTACACAACATTGAAATTGAAGTGCTTAATCTATCTTATAATGTTATGACTAATGATGGAATAATGATTATTAGTGATTTCCTCAAGAAAAATAATACTGTACAGGAACTCATTATGTCGAATAGCATGATATCAGACAGCCAGATTTCTGAGGTTGTTCAAATTAACACAACACTTCGAAAAGTTAGTATTTCCAACTGTGACATTAGTGATGATGGAGTTGTAGTTATAAGTGAGAGTGTCAAGAAGAATGATAATTTAAAAGAACTTGATATATCGCATAATGAGATTAATATTAAAGGAGCTAACAAAATTGCTGAAGTTTTTGAAGTTAATGTGTCTCTTAAAAAACTTGATATTTCCAATTGTAACATTCCTACTGTAGGAATAGAATCTATCAGCAATTCCCTTCAGAAAAATTGTACTTTAGAAGAACTTGACATGTCATACAATAAGATTAACATCAAAAGAGTTACCAAGATAACTGAAGTTGTTCGGGTTAACAAAACACTTAAGAAACTTAACATTTCCTATTGTGATATTCCTGTTGTTGGAATAGTAGATATCAGCAACTGTCTAAAGGAAAATAAAAGCTTACAAAAACTTGACATATCACATAATGAAATTTATTCTGAAGGTGCTAACAAGATTGCTGAAGCTATTCAAGTTAACACAGCACTTAAGATACTTAATGTTTCCAGTTGCAGTATACCTGATGAAGGAATTGTAGTTATTGGTAATTGTCTTAAGAGAAATAATACATTGCAACATCTTTACATGAGACATAATAAGATTGGTATTAAAGGAGCTAACGAGATGGCTGAAGTTATTCATATTAATACAATACTCCAGAGCCTTGATATTTCCTATTGTGGTATTCCTATTGATGGAGCACTAGTTGTCAGTACATCTTATAAAAAGAGTGAAATGTCATTACACCTCACAATATCATGGGAGAATAATAAAGTTCAAATCAGCACAGACTCATGGTCATATTATGGCTTATCTGGAAAATCCATTGATGATGCAGATTTGCTAATAGTATTAAATCTATTACACAATAATAAAATTCTAGATCTTTCCTACAACAACATATCTAATGTTGGAGTAGCAGTTGTCAGAGATCATTTAAAGAAAAATAGTAAGTTGGAAATGCTAAATCTGTCACATAATAAGGTGGATATAAAAGGAGCTATGTGGATTGCAGAAATTATTCAAGATAGTACAACATTTAAGGAACTAGATTTCTCCCACTGCAGTATTCCTGGTAATGGAATGGTAATTATTAGTAATAGTTTAAAGAAAAACAATGTTTTGCAAGAGCTCAAAATGTCATATAATAAGATCACTATTGATGGAGTTATGAATATCGCTGAAGTTATTCAAACAAATGGAGCACTTCATGAACTTGATATTTGCTCTTGTGGTATTACTGATGACGGAGTAGTGATTATTAGTAGTGGTCTCAAGAAGAATTATACCTTAAAAAAGCTCAACATCTCATGGAACTTGATTAGGTTTGAAGGAGCTAAGAAAATTTCAGAAGCTATTCAAGTTAATGCAACCCTCAAGAAACTTGATGTTTCCCACTGTTGTATTCCTGATGATGGCATAGCGATTATCTGCAATTGTCTCAAAAGTAATGTCACCTTAGAAGAATTCAACTTGTCACATAATAAGATTTATTCTAAAGGAGCTAACAAGATTGCTGAAGTTGTTCAAGTGAATACAGCACTTAAGAAACTTGATATTTCCTATTGTCATATTCTTGATGGTAGAACAGCAGCCATCAGCAAATGTCTTAAGAAAAATAATACTTTGCAAGAACTAAACATTTCCCATAACAGGATTTGTATGGAAGGAGCTAACACGATTGCTGAAGTTATTCAAGTTAACACAACACTTCAGAAACTTGATATTTCTTATTGTGGTATTCCTGAAGATGGAGCAGTGGTCATCAGTAAATCTTATAATGGAAATATGATAATGGTACAATAA
- the LOC136249397 gene encoding NLR family CARD domain-containing protein 3-like translates to MAIGNIGALIVANILYNTAIKRLDLSSNGTSDSGIAVISEWFKKNQTLQELDMSRNEIVAEGANKIAEIIQVNTTLEKLNFSYCCIPDDGILTICNCLKSNKTLKELSLSHIKVYSKGANKIAEVIHVNTTLEKLDFSFCCIPDDELGMIYNCLKNNKTLQDFNLSHNETYSKGYNKIAEAMQVNMTLKKLDISFCGIPDEGIAIICNSLKSNKTLRILNLSHNKIYSKGANKIAEVIQVNTTLKKLDISYCCILDDEIVTISNYVKKNNALQELDMSHNKICIEGARKIAEVIRVNVTLKELNVSYCNIPDDGVVVIKESCKSNRMLRAIVF, encoded by the coding sequence ATGGCTATTGGCAACATTGGAGCACTAATAGTGGCAAATATTTTATATAACACTGCAATAAAACGTCTTGACCTTTCCAGTAATGGTACATCTGACAGTGGTATTGCAGTCATCAGTGAATGGTTCAAGAAAAACCAAACTTTACAAGAACTTGACATGTCACGTAATGAAATCGTTGCTGAAGGAGCTAACAAGATTGCTGAAATTATTCAAGTTAACACAACACTTGAGAAACTTAACTTTTCCTATTGCTGTATTCCTGATGATGGAATATTGACAATCTGCAATTGTCTTAAAAGCAATAAGACACTGAAAGAATTGAGCTTGTCACATATTAAAGTTTATTCTAAAGGGGCTAACAAGATTGCTGAAGTTATTCATGTTAACACAACACTTGAGAAACTTGACTTTTCATTTTGCTGTATTCCTGATGATGAATTAGGAATGATCTACAATTGTCTTAAAAACAATAAGACCTTACAAGACTTCAATTTGTCACATAATGAGACTTATTCTAAAGGGTATAACAAGATTGCTGAAGCTATGCAAGTAAACATGACACTGAAGAAACTAGATATTTCCTTTTGTGGTATTCCTGATGAAGGAATAGCAATAATATGCAATTCTCTTAAGAGCAACAAGACCTTAAGAATTTTAAACTTGTCACATAATAAGATTTATTCTAAAGGGGCTAACAAGATTGCTGAAGTTATTCAAGTTAACACAACTCTGAAGAAACTTGATATTTCTTACTGTTGTATTCTTGATGATGAAATAGTAACCATCAGCAATTATGTCAAGAAAAACAATGCGTTACAGGAACTCGATATGTCCCACAACAAGATTTGTATTGAAGGAGCTAGAAAGATTGCTGAAGTTATTCGTGTTAATGTAACACTCAAGGAACTTAATGTTTCGTATTGTAATATACCCGATGATGGAGTAGTGGTTATCAAGGAGTCTTGTAAAAGTAATAGAATGCTTAGAGCAATAGTTTTCTAG